The Macadamia integrifolia cultivar HAES 741 chromosome 3, SCU_Mint_v3, whole genome shotgun sequence genome segment TCCAAACTTCATTGACCAAATTAACAAAATTTGAGTGTTCCATCCAGAAACCATGGAATCGAAAAGGAACATTTAAAGGTTTTGGCACTGAATCAGATACAATGAGCAAAGGGGCATGATATGAGACAGAAGAAGCTAAAACATGCTGCAAAATATTCTTACAAACATCAATCCACTATTCAATACAAAAGGATCGATCTAGAACAGTTGCCACATTTCCCCTCCTCCGGTTATTGGTCCAGGTAAACTTCTTCCCTTTGGAAGGAACAGGCAACAAACTACATACATCAGCCATCGCCTGAAACTCTGCCGCCAAGCTGAGATTATACGTTCCCATACCCTTTTTTTCACTGGATAGCAGAGTGGCGTTGAAGTCACCCAAAACAACCCACGGGAAGGCAGAAGTTGCCTGTGACTCTAGGTCTAGCCACAATTGGCGACGAATTACTTTGAAGGAACTGGCATGTACAAAAGGCATCCCAGTTTTTAAACCAATCACTTCAATCAAGATTGAGACGTGTTGGTCAGACATAGCAGTCACAACAGGTCGAGGGATCCCTAACCTTCACATGACCTATAAATTAGGCACTTTTTCATGCCTCTCATTATGAATAAAGTCTACTGAGAAACCCAACTTATTAAAAAACAATGCCAAAAATTTACGTACTTGCACCATGGGTTCAGCAAAGCATAAGACTTCTGGGGCTGAGTTCTTCAAAATCGAGCGCAGGGCTATTTTAGAAGCAAACTTTCTCATACTGTGGATATTCCAATATAGAACACGCATTGGAAAACTAATTGGAGTTTTAGTTTTTTCCAGACTTTTTCGCctggttgttttttttcttttgttttcttcccaCAACCAGCGAAGCACCTTGCCTTTCCCTGCGTATTACTACTTGATCCACCGCAGTAACCTCCTTATGCACCACCGACACCGAGCCCCTTGAGCATTCAACCATTGGTAGGGAAGAAATCACATAATCTTCAGAGGCAAAATCTGGGCGCTGGGTATGAGTTCCCACATAACCCCTACCCTGAGACAGCCATACGCGACGTACGCAAGGGGTATCTCGCTTCAGAGGTACTGATCTCCCTACACGGCCTGGACCTGGGAAGAGAGCGTGGTCTCCTTGCCCACCAAGGGAAGATCTGGGTTGTCATCTGGGTCACGGTCCGAGGACCCATTTTCAGATCCAGCGTCTAACCCATATAGAGGATTGAAATTCCCATTATTTGGAGAATTCATTTCGTTTgaattgtttcctttttcagttgGATTCAAAATTCTGTCCCCATTTAATTCCTTTCCTATTTCATTAGGATTTAAAATAGTAGGTTCCAAAAGGATATGAATATCCACTCCATCAACAGGAATATTCTAAGGGAGAATATTTGAATCCAAATTTGTCGCTGAGCTGGTTGAGATCTGACCCCACTAGAAGACTCACTTACCGAGTTAACCCTAGCTGGGTTGACTCCATCTTCTACAAGCACAGCCCCTGGAATCCTTCCATCGTTTTCCATCAAGGACTGCTTGGCTTTGTCTGCCTTCTTTTGTCTATAGGCAGCGATCAGGTGACCAACACATTTACAGTATCCACATCTTTCCACATTGTCTTCATAGACAACCTTTTGATGGAATCCgaaaacctaattttttctCGGCACCAGCCTTTCAATCTGGACCTCCTCCACCCTCACAACAGATTCAAATATGTCAATCTCGACAAGAATTCGAGCGAAATAACCCATAAGGCCTTGCCTCATGTGTTTATCTAATGCCACCGGACGACCCACTGCCTTTGCAATGGACAACAATACACTCTCACGCCAGTACTCAAGTGGGAGGACAGGCAGGCGAATCCAAACTAGCTTCGTTAAGGATTGCTTCTCGTGAATGTTGAAGTCAGGCTTCCAATGCTGGAAGCGGATCAATTGTTCACCAAACCTCAATGGGCTTCTCCAAACCGCTGATTTATCACCCTCACACTTGAATTCGAAAATAACATAACCCTTACCCAGTGGGTGCATTACCACTCCTTGACTCAATTTCCAATTTGCATGAGCCTCCTCGCGCAGAGCATCAAGGGAAATCAAACGAAAATTCACTCTCCCTATCAACGCAAAGCGAAAGTTCTGCCGTTTTGCCTCATAGTCATGCTAGGGAATGACTATCCTTCAAATATTAGACATAAAGGTTTTGTgatgaaatatttaaaataaaaattacaaacaaaacaaagtataAAGATCACAATAAGTATATTCACAAAATATCTTGATACATGAGAGTGTTAATATTCAACAAAGATGGAAAAAGATTATGGTATTAAACATAACACTCACTCAGTGATATTACACATAAGACAGATTGATATTACACTTAAGACAAATAAAGTTTAAACacttagaaaaacaaaaaaaaattacaaaggaAATACTACGCAGAAAGTAAGAGAAGAAACCTTGCTTGAAAAGGTATTAGCTAGAAGAGGGACTTACCTTCTACTTATGATCTTTTGTGACATTTTTGCTTGAGAATgaacttctttatttatagacTCTGAGGTAACTTGTAGATATTTCAAGTATGAAGTGGACAAGCTATTAGATGAGTGAGTATCCTCACTTTATGAGTAGAACACTTCATTTGTTGATGGTGGATAAATCGAAGAACTTCATTTCGTAGAGATGTTAACATTGACTGGTAGAGTGATGAAGAAGTTGACTAACTTTGCAGAAAAAGTATTTCTTTTGTAGATAATGATATTACTTTATTCTTTTGAGAATAATCTTTTGTTATTGTGATGTGATGACATGTGGTATTATGTGTAATTGTTGACAAGTGTAGAGTGTTGTGAGGATTCTGGCTTTGTTATATTAGTCAGTTTTAGAAGATGAAGACCAAGCATCATATACCTCATTTATGTCAAGACTAGATGAAGTTGAATGAGTTGTTAAGTAATTAAAATGATATCATAACAAATTTTCAGTAAAAAGATGACTAATATTTTCTCATGGAGAAGTCAAGATTTCTAGTGGAATAATTAGAGAATCAATGTCTTGAGTCAACACATCAATATTTTGAATAAGTTCAATGTTGTGGAAGTAGGAAAATTTCAGAATGGAGATTgcaagaaaatcaattttgaaattcataGAATAGAGAATGGATAAGATAATTTTTATTTGGCTTTGTTTATTTGATGGATAAAAAGGGATAGAAAACTTTTGAGGGTGGGTTCCACATGTTGTGGCTTGCATCgacaaggaaagagaaagaaaggaaataatggaatatataatttttagtgCAGTCCACCTTTatgaaaatgaaaggaaatgaagTGAGTTGGAATTCTacgggaaaaagaggaaataggaggagagagattgacacAAAGCAACTTTTCCATGAAATTTTACCAAAATCGGTAGGACCTTGAAAGTGAATGTGATGGTAAAAGTTAACTGCCATATCAACAGATAACAATTATTGCATTAAATGAATTTGTTTGATAAGTTCGCACCTCATTTATCTAAACACTCATAGTTGTGAAAGTTTGTAGAAAACAATTACAAAATTTCCACCCATTTTTACTTTTTCTACTTTCTCCGTCTAATAGATTGGGCCAAAGAGAAAATGTTTGGTTTGTATGAGAATGCTGCAAGAAGTAAGGTGATTATGGAAAGTAATTCCATAAGCATTAGAATGGAAAGTAATAATTTCATGAGCATTAGAATAGATGTTGAGTAACCGAAGCCAATCATGTAGAGAATGAAATCATTTGAACAAGGTTGAGACAATtttagaaaaaggagaaaaaatagaatttatttatttatttttagagtgCATGGAAAACTAATTAAGTGAAAAATCAAAGTACAAAGACAGAGCCAAAAGGTAGGACAAATATGGGACCTATCAAATCACTAAAAACAAACATAATGGTTAAAAAAACATCAATCAATGAATAATACATTAAATCCAAGGAGGGAAAAACCATTAATAAAAGAATGATATAACAAAAATCAAGGTGGGAAAGAAACACCAATAAAATGATGATATATCAAAAAGTCGGGGATGGAGGGAGAAACGAGTAGAAGGTACCAACAGGAGTTAAGATGCCGATTTGTTAATATGTCTAGGCTCTTTGAATGAATAAGAGGAGTTTAATGCAGCCTCCTTGGAAGCTAAGAATTAGGAGAGTCAATAACACACTCTGTCAAGTGAGTAATCGTGTAACACGAatccaagaaacaaaaaatacacAAGGGAAAGCTATACACAACTATTAGATTATAATAAACTCTTTGTAGTTTTAAGAGAAAAGCAGCACCTCTTCAAGGATGCAGTGAAACTCTTTATGATTTTAAGTTTATATATTAAGAATGTCTGCCAAAGCAAATTCTAATTCATTCTTCACCAATTCATTGCCTCACAAGCTACGtttaattagaagaaaaaaaaacccttaattcTCATGCCACTACCCTTAATGATTCTAATTCATTCCTCTTCAATTCATTGCCTCACAAGCTACatttaaatggaaaaataaaataaaataaaaaaattaaatctccTACCACTAACCTTAAAGATCCTACGGTTGAAATTGAGTAAAAAatggtgggaaaaaaaattcaggtaACCCTCATCGATATTGGGATCCTTGATGCataatgttatttatttatttttatttttatttatcaataAGGGATGTACAAAGAAAGCATCTAGGCATACCTAGACGATAAAAAAACATTAGAATATTAGAAAAAGTTTTAAACTCTACCTTCAACATTACCATCAACAAAGACCTTAAAACCCATCTATCGATGTCCAAAGACCCCAACTACTACCATCAGCAGAAGACTCAACAAAGAATCAAAGGAAGTCAAAATTATAATCAATTGCTAAAAAATCTAAATCTTGGTCTTTTCTGCACATTCCAAAGGATCTCATCATTAATAAAATCTGGATTTGTCCTCCAAGAGATGGAAGATTGAGATGATACTCCCCTTTTGCAATTAGATCTACAACAATATTTCCTTCTCTCATAATGTGGACAATTTTCCAGACGAAAGGAAACCACTGAACTCCATCCACTGCTATTGGAATATCCAAGGAAAGTTTTGGTTTGACACACTTGTAACCATTGCATTAGAATCACATTCATTCCAAAGATTTAAAGTGCCTTTACCTTTGACCATATGgacgccaaagaaagaaaaagcataaAATTCCACATAGTAATTGGAGTGGACTCCAAAGAAATTTGAAAAGCGCCCCACTAACTTTCTATTTGAGTTCCTACAAATACCACATGCACTTGTTACCTGGGTTTCCAAGGGACCACCATCAATATTAAGCTAGGAAACTTCCATAATGCTTCTCTGAATTGGAGAgaatgatttttcaaaaattttggaCACTCAAATTCTCCATCAACTTCACATTCAATTTCATCATAGGAGCCACTTCACTAATGTCTTCATCAATGCTTGCAAGATAGTTATAGAATGCTTTATCTTCTTGTCAAATCGTCTCTTGTTATGCTTATACCATCTATGCATCATGCATGGGGATGAGAATGAGACCTGGCAATCAAATGCAATTAATAGGAACCACACTAGCCTTCCTCTTTCACCATAACAACAGATCCCTTTTAGAGGACAAGTTGACCAAGCTTGGTTTAAAAAGCCAAGAAATTTATCTCAGTAAATTATAGAAGCtgatcattcaaaaaaaaaaaaaaaaaaaaaaaaagaagagaaaaaagtggAAAGAgatttagtatttttttatgacATAAAGAGCATCTTGCAGGTAGAGAAATACTCGCTGCTTTGCCAAACCATATGTAGGAAGCTTCAGATGCATCCACCTCCACCAATTTAGAAATTGAATAACGGTGGTGCAAGAACTTTTCCAAACAACTGAGAACCAAAGCGGCTTTGGTTTTTTGGACCAGATAACCTCCCAAGCAGACCTAACCCAAAAGATGCTGTCAATGGTTTCCTTCCAGACTAGCTGGTCCACATTCAtttgagaggggagagaaataCATGCGGCTCTATTGAGAATTCCTTGTAGAAATTAAAGACACATTTGGGAAATTCCAAAGTGCACCTGACGTGAAACTTGAGACTTCATTAGAGAAATTTATAAAGAAAGAGGGGTTCATGCTTGATGCTTTAGCTACTGTAAAATCACCAAGCCACTTATCGTGCCAGAAGTTTATAGATTCCCCATTTCCGATTATCCATCTCATTTGAAGAGAGTATACCAGAATTTCTTGAGATCCACCCAGATGGATGAAGACGCATTGGTTTCTTCAAAGTCCCATAAGCTACCAAATATTCTTCTCTAATGAAGGCATCAAAGGAAGATTGATGATTGATCAGACTTGATTGAAATGCAAAGTTTACAAAGCAAGACTCGATTGACATATCTAAGAGGGTGTATACCCACTTTGCCTTCCTCCTTTGGTTTGCGAAGATTGTCCCAATTAATAGCAATTCCTTTAGCTTGAGAGAGATCCCTCGGCAAAATAAATTTTTACATGCAATCTTCCATTTGCTTAATCTGAGAAAAAAGGCCatcaataaatgaaaatattatgTACACGGATACTTGTGACACAGACCTTATTAGCTCAATTCTTCTTGCAAGGGACAAGTacccttccaccttgtcaattttgatttaatttaatGGGAAAAATGTGACGTTTTCTCACACTTCCTTTAAAGATATCTACACGGCTTGGTAAAGAGCATTCAGAGAACCCCAAGTCTGCAACAATTGAGCCCTTCTTGAATTGCTTATATTGTCCAAGAAAAATTTACTTTTCTCCATATTggttttctgacccgaaaaaacCTGATatttctaaagaaaaaaaagaaaaataaaaattcaggtGTGAAGGCACAGAAGTACCCCGTGGGCCAGATAAGGATTTAATCTTCCCATTTGTCCTTAGATCATTAAGACCACAACAGAATACTTATTCTGCAATGACGAGCAAGAGAGGAGCCAAAAGGTCTCCTTCGGGTAGGCCTCTCTTAACACTAAAGAAACCAATCGAACCaccattaaataaaataaaagtcttTCCGATGAGAGTAGCTGATAAAACCGATCAATCCAAGCATCACAatatcctttcttttcttctttttttagaaTTACGAGAgagaaatccaaatcaaaagtatcaTAAGCTTTTTGAATGTCAATCTTAAGACCTATATTTCCACCGTGCATCTTTCTAAAATGAATATTGAGGAACACATAAAAtaactattaaaaataaaataaagaaaatgagaaggtAGACCAAATATTAAATCGTTCTCAACAGCTGTGCATAGTTGATGGGTCCTTTTCGTTGGCACAGGATTAATTCTAAAAACAAACCAAACAATTATACAAAGAGATGTCCTAAAACCCATATCCCACAAGTTATCCAAAACTGGTGCTTGTTCTTCGACAAGCACCAAAATATAAGAGAAATAATTAAAGGGGGAAACTCCAAATGAAAATAGGGAAGGAGGGGAGTGGGTTGTTATCAAAGGCCGCTTGCTCTCCTCCAAAAATCATTCAAGACTATAtatttaaaccctaaaccctaaattttaaATCCTTTCATAAAATACGGTGATGAGGACCATGAGGTAGATTACAAAATTGGCCAAGGCTGCACCATTGAAATCATCCTCTGTGTAGATCCTTTAGTTGACTCCAGTTATGAAAATAAGGGAAGGGGCTGATCGTCAGTACACTGACTCTCCCTCAACAACACGAGTGATCACTGTGTGTGTTACTCAACTAACCGTATTGATAACAGtgacaacaacaaccataatcCCAACAAAAATCAACCCCCATTTTACCCTCTCaaaaatggttcaattttaagGTCCGAGTGGAACTAATTAGTTTCTGGGCCAGAAGAAGCTCAAGCTGAGTGGGCCAATTctgatcttgattcttgacaACCTGGCTTTGGCTGACCCGCTCAATTTGGAGCCTTGGCCCCCTGATCATATGTCAAAACCTTCCCTTGTAACTGAAGTTGTCCTAATTTAATCAAGAATTCTATATCACAACTATGGAGGACCTgggtctctctccctctctctctctctctctgcgtgTGCTTTCCACTATCCCTGAGCGGACACACACACTCCATAACTAAGTGCCTCCAGATGCCTAAGCAGCCGGCCGAGCACTTCTCAATCCAAGTGTCACAATGTGAGCAGTTAGGTGACAGACCAGTGAGACCACAACGTATGGTAATGATTAGAGGATGATGATAAAATAGTGGGGTTTGTTAGATTTTGctttttggattttcaaaatcATGGCCCCCTATATAACTTGACCCCTCCATTTTCTACAAGCTCTCATGCTTATCTCATTCTTTATTGGTTGCAGTGGGCCTACTTACCTAGGATTAATAGTAGTTTCTACTAACCACCACCTCACATAATCTGGATCATCCATATTCTCAAAGCCCATTCTGTCCAGGTCATGCATGGACCCTCTTCATCCCTGAAGCCCAtttggactctctctctctctctctctctctctctctctctaaagagtGTCAAGTCTTCATTTCTGCGTGCCGTGCCGTATACCCTAGCAACCTTGTCTCTCAACCTATAGCCCATGGACCAGGGTCAGGGTGTTTTTGAAACCTTCTGCCACGTGTTTGATGCCCTCTTATCACTGAAGCAAGATGATCTTTTTGGCTTATTTACTGAGTTTTATGTGCAATAACCATGATTGAACAATATAAGGAATGAGTGAAAAGTCTGCCTTCATtttaacaaaaatgaaaaaagagttTGCTTATCAACCCAGACATCAACATCATTGTATAAGACCCGGGTTGGATGTCCAAACCAGGTTAGAGTGGAATAGAATAGCTAAGACCCCAAAACCCAGATGGGGTTAAATCTGATTCAAATGGAAAACTTATGATTCATCAGAATATTTTGCCTGATTGGTTTCAATTATTATTGAACTGAATTGAACCTGGTCCAACTAGAATTGGCCTGTCAATGGTTCGACACCCGGTCTGGTTCTAATATGATGACTTTTGATCAGCCAGAATATTGTTATATTGTGGGTCCCATGACCCATGTTATCTGGGagctgcctctctctctctcaaaagcaCACACCTTTCACATCTCAGGCCTTATCCATAGAAAAGGTTTCAATGGTCTGGAGTAATGGTGCTGTTAACATCTCACTCATGATAGAGTTAGCCCTGTTTTTGAGTGGCAAGGAGCCATCCTACCAATACTAAATGCATATGTGAGAGAATATGGGCACTGAATGTGGAGTTTTTTTGGCTTCCAAAGCAAGACAATATCAAATACAGTTCCCTCACCTTTGCTTCTTCCCCAAAGCACCTAACCATGACACTTAATTGTAACCCCAAATATGTTAAAAGCCCAAGCAAACAAGCACACTTTTCCACCAATCACCATATCCTCCCCTTGTCACTGTAAAAGCTCCCTTATGCTTCTTAAACAAGGAAGAATTTTAATGGAATCTAAAAGTTGGCCCTTCCTCCAACCCTCCTTTTTCTCTGGACCTTAATCATTATGCTTTCCCACTACATATAAGCTTCTCAGGTCACATTGTGACAATAACCCATCAACCACAGAACCAGGAATTTCCTGCATGAATTCAAGTCAGATTCGGTGTCTTTCTGATTCAGCAAGGACAATGGCTACTCCTGCTCCTGCTAATAAGATACTCATTGCCCTTCCCCTTGATGCACAAGTAAGCAAAGCTCTTCTCTTATGGGCAATTGGACTTGTTGCTCGTCCAATGGATAGCGTTGTCGCCGTTCATATCCTCGGTTAGTAATCATACTATTTATACATTTagggaaagtaaaaaaaagtttACATTTCTGATCACTAACTGAAAATATTATCTCAGTTTGGTATGCTTTGAAATGGGTCTCATAATCTTGTTGAAGCCATGGTTTTAGTCAATGAAAATGACAGTCATGACAGTAGTTGATCTGTGTCATTTTAAAACAGTCATACAATGACAGTTATTTCAGTTCCTACTCTGTTTCTCTATACTAATTTGAGATGAATAACTAATCCTAGAGAATTCGGTTCAAATCTTTCATGACAAACAGTGGGCAAGATGTCAAAGAGGCGACACACCCGACTACGTCGAGCAAAGGCCTTTGTTATATCTATGCTTGGAGATTTCGCTGAGATTTGCCAACTTAAGCAGGTATTGCAGAGAGTCCAAAATGTGACAAAAGGAACCTGTTTTGAGATCATTGAATGTAATGGCTCCTTGATCTTCTATTCTCAGGTGCATCTGGAAGCAAGAGTAGGGTGTGGTTCTAGTATTGGGAAAGGTCTAATTGAGGAAGCCAAATCCATTGGAGCCGACTTTCTTCTTGTCGGTGGCTCCCGGAACCAATTACAGAGGTTCTAAGACTGCCTTTTTATCTCTGACATTTTGTTCACTAGCTCAATCTCCTTATAATTGATTTATCTATAAAACAGAGGCTCACTTGAAGTAATGAAATACTGCTTTAAGCATGCTCCAGATGGTTGTTCAGTAGTCTCAATTGGGAGGAGAGGGAAAACCCATCAAGATTCTGATTCAGATTCAAGGTCTATCACCTCTGAAGGTTGGTTTAACAAAATTTCCTCTGGAAGAATTtggtttcaaaaaatttcatatatatgTTCTTTAACTGTAACTTATAGCAGGATCTCAAGTATCGAGATCAAGTTTGGGCTCGAGTGGATTGAACAAAGATATTCATGTCAGCAAGAGCAGACGCCCCCTCTGGAAGCTCTTTCGTTTCAAGGAGAAGAGAGTGAACTACTCGAACAAGATTATGTATCAAGAGAACCATCATTCCTTGAAAAAAACCAGCTGGGGAAAGGCTTCCCCTACATCTGTTCTTGATGGACCTGAAGAAGGATTGCAAGGCACAGAAGATTCCTTTAGTATGGGGGACTCTAGCCTCTCTGAGTCCCCTCCTCTGTCAACTAGGTCTCGAGATCACCAGTGCCGGCGCCATTCCTACATATGGAGATGCCTATCGAAAATCAAACTCTTATTTCCATTCTTCCGTTCCTCATTGGATGGAACAGAAAGGGAGCTTGATCGTTTATCTGATAAAGAGAAGAAGCCTTCATGGAGGTGTTTCAGCTATGGAGAGATTTCAAATGCAACAAATAATTTCCACCCAGGTAAAAGAAGGTCTTGAGTAGCTAATGATCAACAGTCCTTAGCCCATAAAATTTGGTGTTTTAACATAGTGGCTACTGTGGTGGACAGATAATATGGTTGGCAAAGGAGGGTTTGCTGAAGTGTATAGAGGTGATCTCTCTGATGGGAGAACAATAGCTGTGAAGAGATTAGCTAAGGACAGAAGgaatgaagagaaagaagaggagttCCTCAGTGAATTGGGCATTATAGGACATGTCAGCCATCCTAACACAGCATATTTAATTGGCTGCTGCATCGAAAATGGTCTCCATCTGATCTTCAACTTCTCACCAAATGGAACTCTTGATGAAGCATTGCATGGTGAAATAATATTAGGCCTTGACCATTTCCCTTTGTCAATTCTAGTTCTAGAGTTGTTCTATGTATTTATAATCCTTATTTTTCAGGTAGCACATCCAAGTCACTAGAGTGGACAGTCAGATACAAGATTGCAATtggagttgcaaggggtctgcACTATCTTCACAAAGGCTGTAAGCGCCGAATAATTCATCGAGACATAAAAGCCTCTAATGTCCTTCTTGGGCCAGACTTTGAACCACAGGTGAAGAAACTAAGAATATTTCTTTGAGAGTTTTCGAACCAATTTACTTCTTGAAATGTATCAATTTACTCTGTTCCAAATCTCCATAGATTGCAGACTTTGGGCTAGCAAAATGGCTTCCTACACAATGGACTCATCACTCTGTTGTTCCAATAGAGGGTACATTTGGATACTTAGCACCGGAATACTTCATGCATGGAATTGTGGATGAGAAAACTGATGTTTATGCACTTGGAGTTCTCCTCTTGGAGATCATAACTGGCCGGAGACCGGTGGACTCATCAAGGCAAAGTCTTCTCCTTTGGGTAAGTGAACATCCACATTTGTTAACCTTAATGTTCATACTCTGCAAGTTGTAGTTAATCTGATTACTAAACTTTAAAGATGGTTCTATACAGGCAAAACCACTTATGGAATCTGGGGACATTGCTGAACTAGCTGATCCAAAACTTGAGGGAAAATATGATATTAATCAAATGGATAGATTAGTCCTGACTGCTTCTTATTGTGTAAGCCGGTCCTCTATATGGCGTCCATCGATGACTGAGGTACGTACATTATCTCCTCAGCTTCCATTGAATACATATTTGAGCTCAAAAAATATTCCCAAGTTTAACTGATCAATTTGTGCTATAGGTTTTGCAAATTCTAATCAATGGGCACAGTTCTGAGGTTGCAAGGAGGTGGACAATGCCATGTTATGCAGTGGATGATAAAGATGATTACAGTGAAGACATTGACTGCTGGTCTCACTCTAGTGAAATTTATCTAGATGAATTGTCAATTTAGAGAGATTGAATCCTTTTTGAATTTAGTTGGCTTAGGCCTTCTATTGAAGAAATGATTTTCCATTAAATGAGTTAATTCATATCTAATTAAtgagttttttcttttgttggttgGGGGGTGGTGGTTGGTGGTCAATTGAAtcctcttttttattattatttattaatttgatgaatcatCTCAATTTCCTTTCTATCCTCTTCACGGAGGGTATACATAATACAATTAGGAGGGAAGCCCTCCCAAACAGAGTAACTAAGAACATCTTCACAGCCAAACCTTTCATGGAGTTGAGAAcagtgacttttttttttgttaacgataggtattcaggccttcggcttgactaaTCCCGTAGGCCTaaattgaccccacaaccacatggattagtttataccagggttgaatgagaaccattcaactttcactgaaagcagtgaagaacactaaacatccctatgtgagtggccccaagaaaataagaggagtcgaactcagaaccacatgctttTAAAGACAAAGATCCCTTGACAACTCAACTACCCCCTTAGGGTTAGACGAGAACATTGATTTGCTAATCTTGGGATATGACAATTTTAATGGAAGCAATCAGAATTTTGATCTCTCTGCAGTCATAAACAAGATTACACGATATTCTCTCCATTCAATACTAGAGGCTACCAAACAATTGATTTAGGTCCCTTGCACTATTTTCTTCGAAGTAATTTCATATCAATTGCCGAATATGTTATTGATCTATTGTCCAAAACAAATATGGCAAGATTGCAACGCCATTTTTATTCCTATTGCCTCCTCCATCCACCTCTCAACTTAGAGTCACTCTTATGGATGACCCCACCTTCTATTGAAGTACTATAGGGCACTTCAATATGCCACCTTCACGCTCCAGATAGTCAGTATGCCATGAATAAAGTTTGTCAGCTCATGCA includes the following:
- the LOC122073455 gene encoding probable receptor-like serine/threonine-protein kinase At5g57670 isoform X1, with amino-acid sequence MNSSQIRCLSDSARTMATPAPANKILIALPLDAQVSKALLLWAIGLVARPMDSVVAVHILVGKMSKRRHTRLRRAKAFVISMLGDFAEICQLKQVHLEARVGCGSSIGKGLIEEAKSIGADFLLVGGSRNQLQRGSLEVMKYCFKHAPDGCSVVSIGRRGKTHQDSDSDSRSITSEAGSQVSRSSLGSSGLNKDIHVSKSRRPLWKLFRFKEKRVNYSNKIMYQENHHSLKKTSWGKASPTSVLDGPEEGLQGTEDSFSMGDSSLSESPPLSTRSRDHQCRRHSYIWRCLSKIKLLFPFFRSSLDGTERELDRLSDKEKKPSWRCFSYGEISNATNNFHPDNMVGKGGFAEVYRGDLSDGRTIAVKRLAKDRRNEEKEEEFLSELGIIGHVSHPNTAYLIGCCIENGLHLIFNFSPNGTLDEALHGSTSKSLEWTVRYKIAIGVARGLHYLHKGCKRRIIHRDIKASNVLLGPDFEPQIADFGLAKWLPTQWTHHSVVPIEGTFGYLAPEYFMHGIVDEKTDVYALGVLLLEIITGRRPVDSSRQSLLLWAKPLMESGDIAELADPKLEGKYDINQMDRLVLTASYCVSRSSIWRPSMTEVLQILINGHSSEVARRWTMPCYAVDDKDDYSEDIDCWSHSSEIYLDELSI
- the LOC122073455 gene encoding probable receptor-like serine/threonine-protein kinase At5g57670 isoform X2, which produces MNSSQIRCLSDSARTMATPAPANKILIALPLDAQVSKALLLWAIGLVARPMDSVVAVHILVGKMSKRRHTRLRRAKAFVISMLGDFAEICQLKQVHLEARVGCGSSIGKGLIEEAKSIGADFLLVGGSRNQLQRGSLEVMKYCFKHAPDGCSVVSIGRRGKTHQDSDSDSRSITSEGSQVSRSSLGSSGLNKDIHVSKSRRPLWKLFRFKEKRVNYSNKIMYQENHHSLKKTSWGKASPTSVLDGPEEGLQGTEDSFSMGDSSLSESPPLSTRSRDHQCRRHSYIWRCLSKIKLLFPFFRSSLDGTERELDRLSDKEKKPSWRCFSYGEISNATNNFHPDNMVGKGGFAEVYRGDLSDGRTIAVKRLAKDRRNEEKEEEFLSELGIIGHVSHPNTAYLIGCCIENGLHLIFNFSPNGTLDEALHGSTSKSLEWTVRYKIAIGVARGLHYLHKGCKRRIIHRDIKASNVLLGPDFEPQIADFGLAKWLPTQWTHHSVVPIEGTFGYLAPEYFMHGIVDEKTDVYALGVLLLEIITGRRPVDSSRQSLLLWAKPLMESGDIAELADPKLEGKYDINQMDRLVLTASYCVSRSSIWRPSMTEVLQILINGHSSEVARRWTMPCYAVDDKDDYSEDIDCWSHSSEIYLDELSI